The stretch of DNA TATGAGTAAAGGAAGTAAACGCTGTTCCTACTGCAAGGATACATTGACTATGAGTAAAGGAAGAAAATGCTCTTCCTACTGCAAGGATACATTGACTATGAGTAAAGTAAGTAAACGCTGTTCCTACTGCAAGGATATATTGAcgatgagtaaaggaaataaatgctATTCCTACTGTAAGGATACATTGACGATGAGTAAAGGAAGTAAAGGTTGTTCCTAGCGCAAGGATACATTGACGATGGGTAAAGGAAATAAATGCTGTTCCTACTGCAAGGATACATTGACGATGAGTAAAGGAAGTAAATGCTGTTTCTACTGCAAAGATACATTGACGATGAgtaaaggaagtaaatgctcttcCTACTGCAAGGATACACTGACTATGAGTAAAGGAAGTAAACGCTGTTCCTACTGCAAGGATACATTGACTATGAGTAAAGGAAGTAAATGTTGTTAGGAAGTAAATGCTGTTGCTACTGCAAGGACACATTGACTATGAGTAAAGGAAGTAAACGCTGTTCCTACTGCAAGGATACATTGGCGATGAgtaaaggaagtaaatgctcttcCTACTGCAAGGATACATTGACTATGAgtaaaggaagtaaatgctcttcCTACTGCAAAGACACATTGACTATGAGTAAAGGAAGTAAACGCTGTTCCTATTGCAAGGATACATTGACTATGAGTAAAGGAAGTAAACGCTGTTCCTATTGCAAGGATACATTGACTATGAGTAAAAGAAGTAAATGCTGTTCCTACTGCAAGGACACATTGACTATGAGTAAAGGAAGTAAACGCTGTTCCTATTGCAAGGATACATTGACTATGAGTAAAGGAAGTAAACGCTGTTCCTATTGCAAGGACACATTGACTATGAGTAAAGGAAGTAAACGCTGTTCCTATTGCAAGGATAAATTGACTATGAgtaaaggaagtaaatgctcttcCTACTACAAAGACACATTGACTATGAGTAAAGGAAGTAAACGCTGTTCCTACTGCAAGGATACATTGACGATGAGTAAAAGAAGTAAATGCTGTTCCTACTGCAAGGACACATTGACTATGAGTAAAGGAAGTAAACGCTGTTCCTATTGCAAGGATACATTGACTATGAgtaaaggaagtaaatgctcttcCTACTGCAAGGATACATTGACTATGAgtaaaggaagtaaatgctcttcCTACTGCAAAGACACATTGACTATGAGTAAAGGAAGTAAACGCTGTTCCTATTGCAAGGATACATTGACTATGAGTAAAGGAAGTAAACGCTGTTCCTATTGCAAGGATACATTGACTATGAGTAAAGGAAGTAAACGCTGTTCCTATTGCAAGGATACATTGACTATGAGTAAAAGAAGTAAATGCTGTTCCTACTGCAAGGACACATTGACTATGAGTAAAGGAAGTAAACGCTGTTCCTATTGCAAGGATACATTGACTATGAGTAAAGGAAGTAAACGCTGTTCCTATTGCAAGGACACATTGACTATGAGTAAAGGAAGTAAACGCTGTTCCTATTGCAAGGATAAATTGACTAT from Palaemon carinicauda isolate YSFRI2023 chromosome 5, ASM3689809v2, whole genome shotgun sequence encodes:
- the LOC137640420 gene encoding ice nucleation protein InaU-like, which produces MSKGSKRCSYCKDTLAMSKGSKCSSYCKDTLTMSKGSKCSSYCKDTLTMSKGSKRCSYCKDTLTMSKGSKRCSYCKDTLTMSKRSKCCSYCKDTLTMSKGSKRCSYCKDTLTMSKGSKRCSYCKDTLTMSKGSKRCSYCKDKLTMSKGSKCSSYYKDTLTMSKGSKRCSYCKDTLTMSKRSKCCSYCKDTLTMSKGSKRCSYCKDTLTMSKGSKCSSYCKDTLTMSKGSKCSSYCKDTLTMSKGSKRCSYCKDTLTMSKGSKRCSYCKDTLTMSKGSKRCSYCKDTLTMSKRSKCCSYCKDTLTMSKGSKRCSYCKDTLTMSKGSKRCSYCKDTLTMSKGSKRCSYCKDKLTMSKGSKCSSYYKDTLTMSKGSKRCSYCKDTLTMSKICKCCSYCKDTLTMSKGSKRCSYCKDTLTMSKGSKCCSNCKDTLTMSIGSKCSSYCKDTLTMSKRSKCCSYCKDTLTMGKGNKCCSYCKDTLTMSKGSKCSSYCKDTLTMSKGSKCCSYCKDTLTKGKVSKRFSYCKDTLTMSKGSKCCSYCKDTLTMSKGSKCCSYCKDTLTMSKGTHR